The following coding sequences are from one Methanococcoides orientis window:
- a CDS encoding cation diffusion facilitator family transporter, with the protein MWTIYSIKGISFAFLLVYLAIAILELTIGIYAGLSAIESIGYYSLFICTIGSARIFVPQIVSQFTDRDHPYGYKKYGSLMSLFVALMFVLFGIYILKTIITAISVDNYYKFYPFILATLFVAIILDILILKNKKEDSALGLKDILTPSLVETDLLLSIVVAGILISGTIYPLAEILVVFLIVAFLFKECASIIVESSNTLCDGCRLDENAVCRIVNSIDGVEDCYMVRAHGASQSIFVDLRVKVLSDMHIRDTQRLVARIESDLKRTYRGVSDVFVHVEPL; encoded by the coding sequence ATGTGGACGATCTATTCAATAAAGGGAATATCATTTGCCTTCCTTTTAGTTTACCTGGCAATTGCAATTCTTGAATTAACTATAGGAATTTATGCGGGTCTCTCTGCAATTGAATCAATTGGATATTATTCGCTGTTTATTTGTACAATCGGATCTGCCAGAATATTTGTTCCACAGATAGTTTCTCAGTTTACTGACAGAGATCATCCATATGGATACAAAAAATATGGTTCATTGATGTCTCTTTTTGTTGCCTTAATGTTTGTTCTGTTTGGCATCTATATTCTAAAAACGATAATCACAGCTATATCAGTAGATAATTATTACAAATTTTATCCATTTATACTTGCCACATTGTTTGTTGCAATCATTCTTGATATTTTAATATTAAAAAACAAAAAAGAAGATTCGGCCTTAGGGCTAAAAGATATTTTAACTCCATCTCTGGTGGAAACCGACCTTTTATTATCAATTGTAGTTGCAGGGATCCTGATATCCGGAACTATCTATCCACTGGCAGAGATCCTGGTCGTATTTCTTATCGTTGCATTTCTTTTTAAGGAGTGTGCATCCATCATTGTCGAATCCAGTAATACATTATGTGATGGCTGTAGGCTAGATGAAAATGCTGTCTGCAGAATAGTGAATTCGATAGATGGAGTGGAGGATTGCTATATGGTTCGTGCGCATGGAGCTTCGCAGAGCATTTTTGTTGACCTACGTGTTAAAGTATTGTCTGATATGCATATCAGGGACACACAGCGTTTGGTGGCACGCATCGAAAGTGATCTGAAAAGAACTTATAGAGGAGTTTCGGACGTATTTGTTCACGTCGAGCCTCTATAA
- a CDS encoding acetate uptake transporter, with product MTDENLRSIVDNTADFAPLGFMGLGLAATMLGLMGSGFFADATMVVSMSIFLGGFAQVFAGMQGWKKGDVFGATAFSAFGLFWFSFAFILMSTGLAGGVLGAASAASVGFYLLIWGMVSLVLLLVTFKIGVKAIIVVFITLTLTFFLNAAANFGIGIGSLAGYMTLLLGLCAMYTSLALVANSVFGKTVAPL from the coding sequence TTGACAGACGAAAATTTAAGAAGTATAGTTGATAATACAGCAGACTTTGCCCCTCTCGGATTTATGGGACTTGGTCTTGCTGCTACAATGCTTGGCCTGATGGGGTCAGGATTCTTCGCAGATGCTACAATGGTAGTCTCAATGTCCATATTCCTTGGTGGCTTTGCACAGGTATTTGCAGGTATGCAGGGCTGGAAAAAAGGCGATGTTTTCGGAGCAACAGCATTCTCAGCTTTTGGCCTATTCTGGTTTTCCTTTGCGTTCATACTAATGTCTACAGGTCTTGCAGGAGGAGTACTCGGTGCAGCCAGTGCAGCATCCGTTGGTTTTTACCTTCTGATATGGGGCATGGTTTCCCTGGTATTATTGCTTGTTACGTTTAAGATCGGTGTCAAGGCAATAATTGTGGTATTCATTACACTCACACTGACATTCTTCCTGAATGCAGCAGCAAACTTTGGAATTGGAATTGGCTCTCTGGCAGGTTACATGACCTTATTACTTGGTCTTTGTGCAATGTACACCTCACTTGCACTTGTAGCGAATTCAGTATTTGGCAAGACAGTTGCACCTCTATAA
- the mtaB gene encoding methanol--corrinoid protein co-methyltransferase MtaB produces MAINRYTKMAYGSADEMVFGHSKFPVKAGLGLEIGGGYTTPEVNYAPRPEAGASKEKLVKEYQRITTDIMNRMVQVGFPSVVLETEHVEQMTNNPTWGGEVAHAQKEIMEEFHDEYGIKCALRHTPGDIREDRDFLELRGDKFNTLMESFEEVASNGADLLSIETMGGKEVFDYSILRNDVPGMLYAIGCLGTIDMDFIWQEIASVAKKNNVVAAGDTDCSEANTAMFIAGGLLDKNLAHTLAIIARAISAPRSLAAYEAGALGPGKDCGYENTIVKSIAGVPIAQEGKSSTCAHSDVMGNLVMQCCDLWSNESVEYHAEFGGTSVQCWSESLAYDCALMNTATATGKAKDLRDLFTLSDKFRDPQGYVLAYDNAYRVGEAIVKDGNDIYLRAKNAALKSIEIMEEGMAGKLELTRFEKGALADAKEALSALTDDQDTFMSDSMAKYKEEVKVFLPENYGL; encoded by the coding sequence ATGGCAATCAACAGATATACAAAGATGGCATACGGCAGTGCAGATGAAATGGTCTTCGGTCATTCCAAATTCCCTGTAAAGGCAGGACTTGGCCTTGAGATCGGTGGCGGATACACAACCCCTGAAGTTAACTATGCTCCAAGACCTGAAGCAGGTGCATCAAAGGAGAAACTCGTCAAGGAATACCAGAGGATCACCACAGATATCATGAACCGCATGGTTCAGGTAGGGTTCCCATCTGTAGTACTTGAAACAGAACACGTTGAACAGATGACCAACAACCCAACATGGGGAGGAGAGGTCGCACACGCACAGAAGGAAATCATGGAAGAGTTCCACGATGAATACGGTATCAAATGTGCATTGAGACACACACCTGGTGACATCCGTGAAGACCGTGACTTCCTTGAGCTTAGAGGTGACAAGTTCAACACCCTCATGGAATCATTCGAAGAAGTAGCATCAAACGGTGCAGACCTGTTATCAATTGAAACAATGGGTGGTAAGGAAGTATTCGACTACTCCATCCTTAGGAACGATGTTCCTGGTATGCTCTACGCAATTGGCTGCCTGGGCACCATTGATATGGACTTCATCTGGCAGGAGATCGCCAGTGTTGCAAAGAAGAACAATGTTGTTGCAGCCGGTGACACTGACTGTTCCGAAGCAAACACTGCAATGTTCATTGCAGGTGGTCTGCTCGACAAGAACCTTGCTCACACACTTGCTATCATTGCAAGAGCAATCTCAGCACCAAGATCACTCGCAGCATACGAGGCAGGAGCTCTAGGTCCAGGTAAGGACTGTGGATATGAGAACACCATCGTAAAATCAATTGCTGGTGTCCCAATCGCACAGGAAGGTAAGAGTTCAACCTGCGCACACTCTGATGTAATGGGCAACCTTGTCATGCAGTGCTGTGACCTCTGGTCCAACGAATCAGTAGAATACCACGCTGAATTCGGTGGAACCTCTGTCCAGTGCTGGTCAGAATCCCTTGCATATGACTGTGCTTTAATGAACACAGCAACTGCAACAGGAAAAGCAAAGGATCTCAGAGACCTGTTCACACTTTCCGACAAGTTCAGGGATCCACAAGGCTATGTGCTTGCATATGACAATGCATACCGCGTTGGTGAAGCAATTGTCAAAGACGGAAATGACATATATCTCCGTGCAAAGAACGCTGCACTCAAATCCATAGAGATCATGGAAGAGGGCATGGCTGGCAAGCTCGAGCTCACAAGATTCGAGAAGGGTGCACTCGCAGATGCAAAGGAAGCACTGTCCGCACTTACAGACGACCAGGACACCTTCATGAGCGACTCCATGGCAAAGTACAAGGAAGAAGTCAAGGTATTCCTGCCTGAGAACTACGGTCTCTAA
- the mtaC gene encoding methanol--corrinoid protein MtaC: MTSLDIDPSEILVRYNVKMEKAMTPEDAAAELYPKEELFRPIAEAIFEGEEDDVIEGLEAAIAAGKDPIALIDDALMVGMKVVTDLYDQGIIFLPNVMMSADAMLDGIDFCKDQSDEAPVSKGKVVCHVAEGDVHDIGKTIVAALLRANGYEVVDLGRDVPVDEVIEAVKAENPIMLTGTALMTTTMYAFKAVNDRLLEAGLKVPFACGGGAVNQDFVATYDLGVYGEEAADAPKMADKIVAGASISALKEEFHKH, translated from the coding sequence ATGACCAGTCTCGATATAGACCCCAGTGAAATTCTGGTAAGGTACAATGTGAAAATGGAAAAGGCAATGACGCCTGAAGACGCTGCAGCTGAACTCTATCCAAAGGAAGAGTTATTCAGACCAATTGCAGAAGCTATCTTTGAAGGCGAGGAAGACGACGTTATCGAAGGCCTTGAAGCTGCAATCGCTGCAGGCAAGGATCCAATTGCATTGATCGACGATGCTCTCATGGTAGGTATGAAGGTTGTTACAGATCTGTATGACCAGGGTATCATTTTCCTACCAAACGTTATGATGTCTGCAGATGCAATGCTCGATGGTATCGACTTCTGTAAGGATCAGTCTGACGAAGCACCTGTTTCAAAGGGTAAGGTTGTATGCCACGTAGCAGAAGGAGATGTACACGACATTGGAAAGACCATCGTTGCTGCTCTTCTTCGAGCAAACGGCTATGAAGTAGTTGACCTGGGACGTGACGTTCCTGTGGATGAAGTTATCGAGGCTGTCAAAGCTGAGAACCCAATCATGCTTACAGGTACCGCACTGATGACAACAACAATGTACGCTTTCAAGGCTGTCAACGACAGGCTTCTTGAAGCAGGTCTTAAGGTCCCATTCGCCTGTGGCGGTGGAGCAGTTAATCAGGACTTTGTTGCTACCTATGATCTGGGGGTCTACGGTGAAGAAGCTGCTGACGCACCAAAGATGGCAGATAAGATCGTTGCCGGTGCAAGTATTAGCGCACTGAAAGAGGAATTCCATAAACACTAA
- the mtaB gene encoding methanol--corrinoid protein co-methyltransferase MtaB codes for MDIKRYTKMAYDDFEDMVFGHSLYPISTGFDLEIGAGYTSAEVNYAPRPSSGESKEKLVAEYEKITTDILQRMVQVGFPSVVLETEHVLQMTTNPEWGAEVAHAQKTIMEEYYDEYGIKCALRNTLADIRGGRESLDLRGDPYDVLMESFEQVASSGADMLSIESLGGKGAFDSAILRNDIPGILFSIGILGTLDVEFIWSEISSIAKKHNVIAAGDTDCAQANTAMFIAGGLLERKLAHTMAIVARAISAPRSLAAYEAGAVGPGKDCGYENTIIKAITGYPISQEGKASTCAHSDLMGNLVMQCCDLWSNESVEYHGEFGGTSVQCWGETLSYDCSMLNTAIEAGYGKVFRDVLMVSDRYRDPQAFMLAFDNAYRIGEAIVKDGNDIYLRSRNAAIEACDIIEGGSKGQLELSKFEKASLANATKILNSLTDEKDVFIEEQMDKFKAEMPEFRPENYGY; via the coding sequence ATGGATATAAAACGTTATACAAAAATGGCATACGATGATTTTGAGGACATGGTCTTCGGACATTCCCTTTATCCCATAAGTACTGGCTTTGATCTTGAGATCGGAGCCGGTTATACTTCTGCAGAAGTGAATTATGCACCCCGGCCATCCTCAGGAGAATCTAAAGAGAAACTTGTCGCAGAATATGAAAAGATCACAACTGATATCCTTCAAAGGATGGTTCAGGTGGGCTTTCCTTCTGTAGTGCTTGAGACCGAACATGTTCTTCAGATGACCACTAATCCTGAATGGGGAGCAGAGGTCGCACATGCTCAGAAGACCATCATGGAAGAATATTACGATGAATATGGTATCAAATGTGCATTGCGCAATACTCTTGCCGATATCCGCGGAGGTCGTGAAAGTCTTGACCTGCGTGGAGATCCTTATGATGTTCTTATGGAATCTTTTGAACAGGTGGCGTCCAGCGGTGCGGATATGCTTTCGATCGAATCACTTGGAGGAAAAGGTGCTTTTGACTCCGCGATCCTGCGTAACGACATACCTGGAATTTTGTTCTCAATAGGAATTCTTGGAACTCTTGATGTTGAGTTCATCTGGTCCGAGATCAGCAGCATTGCAAAGAAACACAATGTTATTGCTGCAGGAGATACCGATTGTGCCCAAGCGAACACTGCTATGTTCATTGCAGGAGGTCTCCTTGAAAGGAAACTTGCTCATACGATGGCTATAGTTGCAAGAGCTATATCTGCGCCAAGGTCTCTTGCTGCATACGAGGCAGGAGCAGTCGGACCAGGAAAGGATTGTGGTTACGAGAATACGATCATAAAGGCAATTACAGGTTACCCCATTTCACAGGAAGGAAAGGCTTCCACCTGCGCTCATTCGGATCTGATGGGCAATCTTGTCATGCAGTGCTGTGATCTCTGGTCTAATGAGTCTGTAGAATATCACGGCGAATTTGGTGGTACAAGTGTCCAGTGCTGGGGTGAAACACTATCCTATGATTGCTCAATGTTGAATACGGCTATTGAAGCTGGTTATGGAAAAGTCTTTAGGGATGTACTTATGGTTTCGGATCGTTACCGTGATCCTCAGGCCTTCATGCTTGCATTTGATAATGCGTACAGGATAGGAGAAGCCATCGTAAAGGATGGGAATGACATCTATTTACGTTCCAGGAACGCTGCAATTGAAGCCTGTGATATTATTGAAGGAGGTTCAAAGGGACAGTTAGAACTTTCCAAGTTCGAGAAAGCATCTCTGGCAAATGCTACTAAGATACTTAATTCCCTTACCGATGAAAAAGATGTTTTTATTGAAGAGCAAATGGACAAATTCAAAGCTGAAATGCCTGAATTCAGACCTGAAAATTATGGTTATTAA
- the mtaC gene encoding methanol--corrinoid protein MtaC, which yields MIDINPQRTLVRYNVKVEQEMTPEEVAENLFPKDEAIREVARAVFEGDEDEVVESLQNAIAKGKNPLSLINDALMVGMEIVSELYDDNMLYLPDVIISAQAMIEGIEFCKEQSGQEHEYRGKIVSYVVEGDIHDIGKKIVTVLLRAKGYEVIDLGKDVPVEEVIAAVKREKPIMLTGTALMTTTMSAFKDVNSRLLDSDINVPVVCGGGAVTQDFISQYDLGLYCEEAADVPKIADAILKGFDVERLRKEFHKH from the coding sequence GTGATCGACATAAATCCTCAACGTACATTGGTGCGATATAATGTTAAAGTAGAACAGGAAATGACTCCTGAAGAAGTTGCAGAGAATCTATTCCCAAAAGATGAAGCCATACGTGAAGTTGCAAGAGCTGTTTTTGAAGGAGATGAAGATGAAGTTGTTGAAAGTCTTCAGAATGCGATAGCTAAAGGCAAAAATCCTTTATCCCTGATAAACGATGCACTCATGGTAGGAATGGAAATTGTATCCGAACTTTACGATGACAATATGCTCTATCTTCCTGATGTTATTATCTCAGCTCAGGCAATGATCGAAGGAATTGAGTTCTGCAAAGAGCAATCGGGACAGGAGCATGAGTATAGAGGCAAGATCGTTTCCTATGTTGTAGAAGGTGACATACATGACATTGGCAAGAAGATCGTAACAGTGCTTCTCAGGGCAAAAGGCTATGAGGTCATTGATCTTGGAAAAGATGTTCCTGTAGAAGAGGTAATAGCTGCTGTGAAAAGGGAAAAACCGATCATGCTTACCGGAACCGCCCTTATGACAACTACTATGTCTGCATTTAAGGATGTAAATTCCCGCCTTCTTGATAGTGATATTAATGTTCCTGTTGTATGTGGAGGGGGAGCAGTTACACAGGATTTCATTTCGCAGTACGATCTTGGCCTCTACTGTGAGGAAGCAGCAGACGTTCCAAAGATCGCAGATGCTATACTGAAAGGATTTGATGTTGAACGCCTCAGGAAGGAGTTCCATAAACATTGA